CCTCCTTGCGGGCGAATTCCCGCACGGTGCGTCGGACGGCCTCTTGTTGCTCAGTGTATTCGTACATCATCCCTGCATTCCCTCCCAGGACATCAACGTCCTTTGTACTGCGCCGGGCGCTTCTCCAGAAAGGCGCGCGGTCCTTCGCGGGCGTCCTCGCTCACGACAACTCCCATTCCGATCTCAAACTCGATGGCGAGCGCCTGCTTCTCCGGGAGCCCATCGGTTTCCTGCACAGACTTCTTGATCCCTTGCACGGCGAGGGGGCCGTTGGCAGCGACACGCGCGGCGATCTCGCGCGCGGTCGCGAGGGCATGACCCGTGGGTACCACCCTCCCGATCAGCCCCATCTGCAACGCCTCAGCCGCCGAGTAGTGATCGCCGGTCAGCAGCATCTCCATCGCTTTCGTGTACGGAATCTGGCGGCGCAGCCGCACCGTGGAGCCGGCAAGCGGGAACAAGCTCCAGCGCACCTCGGAGATCCCGAAGGTCGCGCCCTCGCCCGCCACCCGGATGTCGGTCGACTCCAGGATCTCGGTGCCGCCAGCGATGCATGGGCCTTCCACGGCGGCGATGATAGGCTTCACGCAGCGATAGTCACGCAACAACCCCTTCCACATGATGGTGGGATCTTCCCGGAAACAGCGCTCGAAGTCGTCGCGCGGGGGTTCCCCACTTTGCCAGCGCCGCGCCACGGCATCGAGATCGGCGCCGGCTGAGAAGATGCCGCCGGCACCGGTGAGGATGACGACACGGATGTCGGCATCCGCGTTGATCATCTCCCACGCATCGGCGAACCGGCACAGCACTTCGGGGTTCATCGCGTTCTTGTACCGGGGCCGGTTCATGGTGAGCGTGACGATGTGGCCATCACGGTCGATCAGCAACGCGGCTTCGCTCACGTGTCATTCTCCTTAGTCGTTGCCGCAGCGCGTTTGTCATTGCGCGGCCCAAGCGCGATCCTTGTGCGGCGCATTTCCTGAACGGGCTCAGTACAACGGCCGAATGCCATACCGGCGATACCCCGGCAGCGTGACGATATCGAGGATCCCAAACCCGCGCTCGCGCTCGACAGTGAACTCGCAATACTCCTCGATCGACATCGCGTTTGCCTCGGCTTCGGGGAGCACGGCCGCGTCGGCGTCCGACCAGCGACTGGGTCCCCACCCCAGAAAGTGACTGCCAAGCTCTGTGCATTCCGCGCGCACGGCCTCGCCCGACACGGTCGAGAACGACAGTCGTGTTCGCGTCGGATGCCGTGCCCCAGGCGGCAACGTCCAATCATGCTCGACACGCGTGATGGGGTTGATGTGCCCGTCCTCGGTCACCACCGCACCGTCGCAGTACAGGATCTCGCCGTCGCTCGACTCGAATTGCCACGCCGTGATGCAGCGCCTGGGAAGATGCAGCGAGACCCAGTGATAGAACGGCAGTCCCGTCAGCACCAGCACACCCCATCGGCGGGCGCGCAACCCGATCAGATCCGTAAAGACCCGGTCACCGAGGGTGAACGAGCCGCCGTACACACCGGCTTGGTTGTAATACGACTGGTGCATGCCAATCGCCCCATCCTTCTCGATGCGGATGGGGCGGAAGTGATACGCCGGACAGCGTGCCTGGAAATCCAGCGCGGCGCGGATACCGTTGGCCTCGTCGCGCAGGTCCAGGCGCCATCGCCGCATGGGCTCGACGATCGCGAAGGACAAGTCCCCGGCAACGGTCTCCTCGCGCCAGTTCGCCAGCGGGCCGGCAAACAGATACGAGCAATGCTCGCCGTCGTGGAGCGTGAAGAGAAAGGCGCGGACGTAGCCCGCGTTGGGCATGACCTCCAGCCCCGCCAAGGCCGAGAACTTGCCTTGGCGGTCGTGCACGTTGAAATAGAGCGCCTCTTGCCAATCAGGGTGGCTCGATCCCACCTCCGCGAGCGGCTGCTCGGTCTGGTGGATCAGGTAGTCATCCATCGTGCTCAGCATGGTCGCGCTCCGTACCGAACCACGGTCTCAGGGCGTATGAGCGGCGAGATGCGGCACGACATCATCCTGATAGAGCGCTCCGTTCTCGTGCAGCCGATCCAGCTCGTCCTCGGACAGCCCGAGGAAGTCCCGCAACACCGTGCGATTGTGCTCGCCGACGAACGGTGCGCGGCCAACGGTGAGTGGGGACTTCGAGAAGTGCACCGCGGTCGAGATCGTCGGCACCGGGTCCGCCAGCGGATAGGGAATGCTGTGGATCATGTTGCGCGACGCCATCTGGGGATGATTCGCAACTTCCCAGGGATCGAGCACCACCCCCGCGATGATCTTGGCGTCCGACAGCGTCTTATACGCCGCCTCGGCGGTCGGAAACGTCTGCAGGAATTCCTCGATGATGCCGTGGACTTTTTCACGGTTCCTTTGGCGCGCATCCATGCTGGCGAACTCCGGATCGTCGATCAGCTCCGGACGTGCCATGACACGCGCGAGGCGCTCCCATGGAATGTCATGGGGCGCCATGATGACCAGGTACTTGTCCTGCGGCCCCTTGAATACACCCCAGGGGCACGCCAAGTGGTGAAAGCGGCCGCCACGCGGGACGGAGTACGCTCCGCGCGAGGCGACATAGGAAGGCGCGGCAGCGCAATCCACCGCAAACACCGTGTCCATCATGGAGATGTCGATGTGCTGGCCCGTGCCGGTACGCAATCGCTCGAAGAGGGCGGCGACGATCCCCAATGCTGCGGTCGTCGCCGTCACACTATCGGCGATGCCGTTACCCGCCATGTACGGATACCCATGCTCTTCACCGCAGAGCGAGAGCATCCCGCCCATGGCTTGGCCCACCGCGTCTGCGGCCGGCCTATCCGCCAACGGCCCCTCCATTCCGAAGCCGCTGATCGAGCACATCACGAGATCTTCGCGCAGGCGGCGGAGATCGTCGTAGGCCAGACCGAAACTCGGCATGACGTGGCGGGTATAGTTCTCCACCACCACGTCCACGCTCGGCACCAGTCTCTTGACCAGGTCGATAGCCTCAGGCCGCTTGAGGTCCATGCACAGGCTTTTCTTCCCGGCGTTGCAGTGCACGAAGGTCGGGCTCATGGACGGCGGCATCGCCCATGATTCCCCGCCGAAGGGCGGTAGCAGCCGTATGCCGTCACCGATCGGGGGCGGCTCGATTTTGATGACGGACGCCCCCATGTCACACAGCAGGCGGGTACAATAGCCCCCGGCCACAGCGCGCGTGAAATCGAGCACCGTGATGCCTCGCAGGATGCCGGTCTTCCGTTCAGTCATCTGCCCATCCGACGAGTCCACGCGCGAGCCACGACGGCCTTCACGCCGCCACGCCTTTCTCCCGCAGTTCGGCGATCTGGTTGCTGGAGTAGCCGTGCTCCTCCAGAATCTCGTCGGTATGTTGCCCAGGCCAAAGGTTCCAGCTGCGCACATCGAGAGGCTGCCCGTCCAGTTTGAGCATGGTT
The window above is part of the Candidatus Binatia bacterium genome. Proteins encoded here:
- a CDS encoding crotonase/enoyl-CoA hydratase family protein, which translates into the protein MSEAALLIDRDGHIVTLTMNRPRYKNAMNPEVLCRFADAWEMINADADIRVVILTGAGGIFSAGADLDAVARRWQSGEPPRDDFERCFREDPTIMWKGLLRDYRCVKPIIAAVEGPCIAGGTEILESTDIRVAGEGATFGISEVRWSLFPLAGSTVRLRRQIPYTKAMEMLLTGDHYSAAEALQMGLIGRVVPTGHALATAREIAARVAANGPLAVQGIKKSVQETDGLPEKQALAIEFEIGMGVVVSEDAREGPRAFLEKRPAQYKGR
- a CDS encoding CoA transferase, with amino-acid sequence MTERKTGILRGITVLDFTRAVAGGYCTRLLCDMGASVIKIEPPPIGDGIRLLPPFGGESWAMPPSMSPTFVHCNAGKKSLCMDLKRPEAIDLVKRLVPSVDVVVENYTRHVMPSFGLAYDDLRRLREDLVMCSISGFGMEGPLADRPAADAVGQAMGGMLSLCGEEHGYPYMAGNGIADSVTATTAALGIVAALFERLRTGTGQHIDISMMDTVFAVDCAAAPSYVASRGAYSVPRGGRFHHLACPWGVFKGPQDKYLVIMAPHDIPWERLARVMARPELIDDPEFASMDARQRNREKVHGIIEEFLQTFPTAEAAYKTLSDAKIIAGVVLDPWEVANHPQMASRNMIHSIPYPLADPVPTISTAVHFSKSPLTVGRAPFVGEHNRTVLRDFLGLSEDELDRLHENGALYQDDVVPHLAAHTP